The following are from one region of the Carnobacterium gallinarum DSM 4847 genome:
- the hflX gene encoding GTPase HflX: protein METKEAVERVIIVGVQTDELDHNFQYSLKELGQLIETAQGMVVGELTQKRPRVDSKTFLGKGKLQELVHLVEETEADVIIFNHGLTPGQTRNIQAEIDCKVIDRIQLILDIFAMRAKSKEGKLQVALAQLQYLLPRLAGQGKNLSKLGGGIGTRGPGETKLETDRRHIRDQITDIKRILKETEAHRERSRERRNDGQTFQIGLMGYTNAGKSTLLNQLTDAGTYEQNQLFATLDPLTRKLVLPTGMNVTLTDTVGFIQDLPTQLIDAFHSTLEETKNVDLLLHVVDASAEDVAGHEKTVMGLLKELKMDDIPMLTVYNKRDLIKGNFLADLFPSVLISARNGEDITELFIKIMEMMKEQLVPYQLEIEADQGGELVKLKKETLMISSEFNEEKNHYLVKGYAKEESKWVGREEQNELE from the coding sequence ATGGAAACCAAAGAAGCAGTTGAACGAGTGATTATTGTTGGTGTCCAAACAGATGAATTGGACCATAATTTTCAATATTCTTTAAAAGAACTAGGTCAATTAATTGAAACGGCTCAAGGAATGGTTGTAGGGGAATTGACCCAAAAGCGTCCTCGAGTAGATAGTAAAACATTTTTAGGTAAAGGGAAACTTCAAGAATTAGTTCATTTAGTAGAAGAAACAGAAGCAGATGTTATTATTTTTAATCATGGGCTAACGCCAGGTCAGACGCGAAATATTCAAGCAGAGATTGATTGTAAAGTGATTGATCGTATTCAATTAATTTTAGATATTTTTGCCATGCGTGCAAAAAGTAAGGAAGGAAAACTTCAAGTTGCTTTAGCGCAGTTGCAATATTTATTGCCTCGACTAGCTGGACAAGGGAAAAATCTTTCTAAGCTTGGTGGTGGGATTGGGACTAGAGGACCTGGTGAAACAAAATTAGAAACCGATCGTCGCCATATTCGCGACCAGATTACGGATATCAAACGAATTCTTAAAGAAACAGAAGCGCATCGTGAACGTAGCCGAGAACGTCGGAATGATGGTCAAACGTTTCAAATTGGTTTGATGGGCTATACAAATGCTGGGAAATCAACCTTGTTAAATCAACTTACAGATGCAGGGACGTATGAGCAAAATCAATTATTTGCTACCTTAGACCCGTTAACGCGTAAACTAGTTTTACCTACGGGGATGAATGTGACGTTAACAGACACGGTTGGATTTATTCAAGACTTGCCAACGCAATTGATCGATGCTTTTCATTCGACGTTGGAAGAAACGAAAAATGTTGATTTGTTATTACATGTTGTTGATGCGTCAGCTGAAGATGTAGCTGGTCATGAAAAAACTGTTATGGGCTTATTAAAAGAACTGAAGATGGATGATATTCCTATGTTGACAGTCTATAACAAGCGAGATCTAATTAAAGGGAATTTCTTAGCAGATTTATTTCCAAGCGTTTTGATTTCAGCTCGTAATGGAGAAGATATTACAGAGTTGTTTATTAAAATTATGGAAATGATGAAAGAACAATTGGTTCCATATCAATTAGAAATCGAAGCCGATCAAGGTGGAGAATTGGTTAAATTAAAAAAAGAAACATTGATGATTTCTTCTGAATTTAATGAAGAAAAAAATCATTATTTAGTGAAAGGCTATGCTAAAGAAGAATCGAAATGGGTTGGGCGGGAAGAACAGAATGAGTTGGAATAG
- a CDS encoding ROK family glucokinase — MSKKLIGIDLGGTTVKFAILTEDGDVQQKWSIETDISDEGSKIVPDIIASINKHLERYNMTKADFIGIGMGSPGTVDRELGTVIGAYNLNWSNLQFVKKQIEAETGIPFAIDNDANVAALGERWKGAGENGDDVTFITLGTGVGGGIIAEGKLLHGIVGAAGEIGHITVDPEGYDCTCGKKGCLETVASATGVVRVARDYADNFAGDSRLKYMIDDGQEVTAKTVFDLAKEGDVLAIKVIDRVSFYLGLACGNIGNMLNPSDIVIGGGVSAAGEFLLEQVRSYFEQFTFPQVRHSTKIKLAQLGNDAGVIGASSLARQFKTN; from the coding sequence GTGTCCAAAAAATTAATTGGGATAGATTTAGGTGGTACAACGGTTAAATTTGCCATTTTAACTGAAGATGGGGATGTACAACAAAAATGGAGTATTGAAACAGATATCAGCGATGAAGGGTCAAAAATTGTACCTGACATTATTGCATCGATTAATAAGCATTTAGAACGTTACAATATGACGAAAGCTGATTTTATTGGGATTGGTATGGGATCTCCAGGAACAGTAGATCGTGAATTAGGAACAGTAATTGGTGCGTACAACTTGAATTGGTCTAATTTACAATTTGTTAAAAAACAAATTGAAGCTGAAACAGGTATTCCATTTGCGATTGATAATGACGCAAACGTAGCTGCATTAGGTGAGCGCTGGAAGGGTGCTGGCGAAAACGGAGATGATGTAACCTTTATCACTCTAGGTACGGGTGTTGGTGGTGGAATCATCGCTGAAGGGAAATTATTACACGGTATAGTTGGAGCTGCTGGCGAGATTGGGCATATTACTGTTGATCCAGAGGGGTATGACTGTACATGTGGTAAAAAAGGCTGTTTAGAAACGGTAGCAAGTGCAACGGGTGTTGTGCGTGTTGCGCGTGATTATGCAGATAACTTTGCTGGCGATTCTCGACTAAAATATATGATTGATGATGGTCAAGAAGTAACCGCTAAAACAGTTTTTGATTTAGCAAAAGAAGGCGATGTTTTAGCAATTAAAGTGATTGATCGTGTTTCTTTCTATTTAGGTTTAGCTTGTGGAAATATTGGGAATATGCTGAATCCATCGGATATCGTTATTGGTGGTGGCGTTTCAGCTGCGGGAGAATTTTTGTTGGAGCAAGTTCGTTCTTATTTTGAACAATTTACGTTTCCACAAGTGCGTCATAGCACAAAAATCAAATTAGCTCAGTTAGGTAATGATGCTGGTGTGATTGGAGCGAGTTCGTTAGCTCGTCAATTTAAAACAAACTAA
- a CDS encoding rhodanese-like domain-containing protein: MDGNLILNIILALVLLGIIGYEAYGYFTRKRAAVELTEEEFKKDMRKVQVIDVREKAEFDASHILGARNIPYSTFKTRYTEIRKDIPVYLYDQKKAMSGRAAVRLKKAGYTEIYRLKGGFQGWTGKIKKRA, translated from the coding sequence TTGGATGGAAATTTGATTTTAAACATTATACTAGCGCTTGTGCTATTAGGTATAATTGGCTATGAAGCGTACGGTTACTTTACTAGGAAGCGTGCTGCAGTTGAGTTAACAGAAGAGGAATTTAAAAAAGATATGCGTAAAGTACAAGTAATTGATGTACGTGAGAAAGCTGAATTTGATGCTAGTCATATTCTTGGGGCACGAAATATTCCTTATTCAACATTTAAAACACGTTATACAGAAATTCGTAAAGATATTCCGGTTTATTTGTATGATCAAAAAAAAGCAATGAGTGGCCGAGCGGCTGTTCGTTTAAAAAAAGCTGGTTATACAGAGATTTATCGTTTAAAAGGTGGATTTCAGGGTTGGACTGGGAAGATTAAAAAGAGAGCTTAA
- the rpmG gene encoding 50S ribosomal protein L33: MRVNITLECTECKERNYISKKNKRNNPDRVEFKKYCPRERRMTLHRETK, translated from the coding sequence ATGCGTGTAAACATTACATTGGAATGTACTGAGTGTAAAGAACGTAATTACATCTCAAAGAAAAACAAACGTAACAATCCAGACCGTGTAGAATTTAAAAAATATTGTCCGCGTGAACGTCGTATGACATTACATCGTGAAACAAAATAA
- a CDS encoding rhomboid family intramembrane serine protease — translation MNYQTEMKIKRFSNKPYVTYLFLTIQIVLFLLMTLFFGGSENTNTLVLFGAKDGSYIVSGDWWRLIMPIFLHIGWMHLIVNSVCVYYIGIHLEKIFGHWRFALIYLLSGIAGNIASFAFSDAVSAGASTSIFGLFATTLMLAETFRGNAYYREIARTFAILIVFNFVSGFLSFGTGNVDNAGHVGGLVGGFLIATAISVPNAPGDLKMKRIVAGIAYLIACVFFIAIGFKKIQNGL, via the coding sequence TTGAATTATCAAACTGAAATGAAAATCAAGCGTTTTTCAAATAAACCATATGTTACGTATTTATTTTTAACGATTCAAATTGTGTTGTTTTTATTGATGACGTTATTTTTTGGTGGAAGTGAAAATACAAATACATTAGTGCTTTTTGGCGCAAAAGATGGATCTTATATTGTATCAGGAGATTGGTGGCGATTGATTATGCCAATCTTTTTACACATTGGATGGATGCATCTTATCGTAAATTCAGTCTGTGTTTACTATATCGGTATTCATTTAGAAAAGATTTTTGGTCATTGGCGTTTTGCTTTAATTTATCTTTTAAGTGGAATTGCAGGAAATATTGCTAGTTTTGCCTTCAGTGATGCAGTGTCTGCTGGAGCAAGTACGTCGATATTTGGTTTATTTGCAACAACATTAATGTTAGCTGAGACATTTAGAGGAAATGCTTATTATCGTGAAATTGCTAGAACCTTTGCTATCTTGATTGTCTTTAATTTTGTTAGTGGATTTTTATCTTTTGGGACGGGAAATGTTGACAATGCAGGACATGTAGGTGGTTTGGTTGGCGGCTTTTTAATCGCAACAGCAATTTCAGTTCCTAATGCTCCTGGGGACTTAAAAATGAAACGAATAGTCGCTGGAATTGCTTATCTAATTGCCTGTGTTTTTTTTATCGCAATCGGTTTCAAAAAAATACAGAATGGGTTATAA
- a CDS encoding peptidoglycan D,D-transpeptidase FtsI family protein: protein MEEPNSNKKKKKSHIPFRLNLLFFIVFLLFASLIARLGYLQIVRGEEFEEEVKRTEMTTATGNVPRGMIYDSQGRQLVGNKALQAVTYTRGSQVSGADMMKIAKKLSQYLTMTPESIEDLKERDLQDYWAIVNEKQLNTRLTKKESELKGSELYTVQLSKITPEDLATLTPENKQVAAIFKRMNGAYALTTTYIKSDNVSDDEIAAISENLAELPGVDTSTDWQRIYPEGDMLRSILGSVTTEKAGLPEDQASALLAKGYARNDRVGNSYLEKQYEAVLSGSKSSSETDTNAKGDVINTIEKYAGAKGDNLVLTMDIDFQKKVEDIAKNALSGIIGGLSDRIYVVASDPNNGDILAMTGQKYNFETNQIEDDALGVMNGQYTMGSSVKGATVLAGYMDGVITLGNNAILDQPLQFKGTQVKSSYFNTNGWQNQVLTDESALEVSSNSYMMQLAMRMGGQQNYVPNGNLSIDTNLVFSKLRGYYAQFGLGVPTGIDLPGEATGIPGDQSNGGLALDFAFGQFDTYTPLQLNQYITTIANGGKRIAPRVVKAIRSTDADGKLGAIQTEVQPKVLNNINVGSEEIKRVQTGFHNVVHGSNQFGTGRSLATAPYDISAKTGTAEAFYYGPKKESNGQSVWNLTFVGYAPSTSPEITVTVVVPYLPADNNPINKDVARAVFDAYFNSKK, encoded by the coding sequence GTGGAAGAACCAAATAGTAACAAGAAAAAGAAAAAATCACATATTCCTTTTCGATTAAATTTATTGTTTTTTATTGTCTTTCTTTTATTTGCAAGTTTAATTGCTCGCTTAGGTTATTTACAAATTGTTCGAGGTGAAGAATTTGAAGAAGAAGTGAAGCGAACGGAAATGACAACAGCTACTGGGAATGTTCCTCGAGGGATGATTTATGATAGTCAAGGTCGTCAATTAGTAGGGAATAAAGCACTTCAAGCCGTTACCTATACAAGAGGCTCACAAGTAAGTGGAGCAGACATGATGAAGATTGCGAAAAAGTTAAGTCAATATCTGACCATGACACCAGAAAGTATTGAAGATTTGAAGGAACGTGATTTACAGGATTATTGGGCAATTGTGAATGAAAAACAATTAAATACCCGATTAACAAAAAAAGAAAGTGAGCTAAAAGGTTCAGAACTTTATACGGTTCAACTTTCTAAAATAACGCCTGAGGATTTAGCTACACTAACACCAGAAAATAAGCAAGTTGCAGCGATCTTTAAACGAATGAATGGGGCGTATGCTCTGACAACAACTTATATTAAAAGTGATAATGTTAGTGATGATGAAATCGCAGCAATTAGTGAGAATCTAGCTGAGTTACCTGGTGTGGATACATCAACAGACTGGCAACGTATTTATCCAGAAGGTGATATGTTACGAAGTATTTTAGGTAGTGTCACTACCGAAAAGGCAGGGTTACCTGAAGATCAAGCAAGTGCGTTGCTAGCAAAAGGATATGCTCGAAATGATCGTGTGGGGAACAGTTATTTAGAAAAACAATATGAAGCTGTATTGAGCGGTTCTAAATCTAGTTCTGAAACAGATACGAATGCTAAAGGTGATGTTATTAACACTATCGAAAAATATGCTGGAGCAAAAGGAGATAACCTTGTTCTGACAATGGACATTGACTTTCAAAAGAAAGTAGAAGATATTGCCAAAAATGCTTTAAGTGGAATTATTGGTGGTTTAAGTGATCGAATTTATGTTGTTGCTTCAGATCCTAATAATGGTGATATTTTAGCAATGACTGGACAAAAATATAATTTTGAAACCAATCAAATTGAAGATGATGCTTTAGGTGTAATGAATGGTCAGTATACAATGGGATCTTCTGTTAAAGGAGCAACCGTTTTAGCGGGTTATATGGATGGCGTTATCACTTTAGGAAATAATGCGATTCTTGATCAACCCTTACAATTTAAAGGAACTCAAGTAAAAAGTTCGTACTTTAATACAAACGGCTGGCAAAATCAAGTATTAACAGATGAATCGGCGTTAGAAGTTTCGTCAAACTCGTATATGATGCAGTTAGCTATGCGGATGGGTGGACAACAAAATTATGTCCCTAATGGCAACCTATCTATTGATACAAATCTAGTCTTTTCTAAATTAAGAGGGTATTATGCTCAATTTGGACTAGGCGTACCAACCGGAATTGATTTGCCAGGTGAAGCAACAGGAATACCTGGAGACCAATCTAACGGCGGTCTAGCACTGGATTTCGCTTTTGGACAGTTTGATACCTACACACCGTTACAGTTAAATCAATACATTACAACGATTGCAAATGGTGGTAAACGAATTGCCCCGCGTGTTGTCAAAGCGATTCGCTCAACAGATGCAGATGGCAAATTAGGTGCTATACAAACAGAGGTTCAACCAAAAGTATTAAATAATATTAATGTTGGCAGTGAAGAAATTAAACGTGTTCAAACTGGTTTCCATAATGTTGTTCACGGTTCAAATCAATTTGGTACCGGACGAAGCTTAGCAACGGCACCTTATGATATTTCGGCTAAGACCGGAACGGCAGAGGCTTTCTATTATGGACCGAAAAAAGAATCAAATGGGCAATCTGTATGGAACTTAACCTTTGTTGGATATGCTCCATCAACAAGTCCTGAGATTACGGTTACGGTTGTTGTTCCGTATTTACCAGCGGATAATAATCCAATCAATAAAGATGTTGCACGAGCAGTGTTTGATGCTTACTTTAATTCTAAAAAATAA
- a CDS encoding 5-formyltetrahydrofolate cyclo-ligase, translating to MDKPTERNLILTKLNMLNLIVKQENEHRLLKALTNHSWWLEADTVAITLSQSIEINTQPIIEAAWRSGKQVVVPRTGPKSQMEFVPYTKETSLERTKFGLLEPIKGIPPLSKKEIDLILVPGVGFKRDGYRIGFGGGYYDRYLADYLGRTIALALPQQMTENWQTHELDVPVQLLLT from the coding sequence TTGGATAAACCAACTGAACGTAACTTAATTTTAACAAAGTTGAATATGCTGAATTTGATAGTAAAACAAGAGAATGAGCATCGGTTATTGAAAGCTTTAACGAATCATAGTTGGTGGCTAGAAGCAGATACAGTTGCTATAACATTATCTCAGTCAATTGAGATTAATACGCAACCAATTATTGAAGCAGCATGGCGCTCTGGAAAGCAGGTTGTTGTACCAAGGACAGGACCTAAAAGCCAAATGGAATTTGTTCCTTATACTAAAGAAACTTCGTTAGAACGGACTAAATTTGGATTATTAGAGCCAATTAAGGGGATTCCTCCGCTATCAAAAAAAGAAATTGATTTAATTCTTGTTCCAGGTGTTGGTTTTAAGCGGGATGGCTATCGAATTGGTTTTGGTGGTGGGTATTATGATCGCTACTTAGCAGATTATCTAGGGAGAACGATTGCTTTGGCATTGCCTCAGCAGATGACAGAAAATTGGCAAACTCATGAACTGGATGTTCCGGTTCAACTATTGTTGACTTAA
- a CDS encoding excisionase family DNA-binding protein gives MSMYLTIEETADYLAIPTNEVLRFIRERQIRTVTDGENILIYKEQFNLFMKEMERYKKELEDYLSEPIPEDIDIKDED, from the coding sequence ATGTCTATGTATTTAACTATTGAAGAAACTGCCGACTATTTGGCAATTCCAACTAATGAAGTCTTACGCTTTATCCGAGAAAGACAGATTCGGACTGTCACAGACGGTGAAAATATTCTAATCTATAAAGAACAATTCAATCTCTTTATGAAAGAAATGGAGCGTTACAAAAAAGAACTTGAAGACTATTTATCTGAACCTATTCCAGAAGATATTGATATTAAAGATGAAGATTGA
- a CDS encoding YqgQ family protein, producing the protein MRTLYDVQMLLKRFGVYVYVGKRLWDIELMQIELKSLNEEGLVSDEVYIPAALVLRQEHRIEEEKERRTKLEND; encoded by the coding sequence ATGAGAACGTTATATGATGTACAAATGTTGCTTAAAAGATTCGGCGTTTATGTGTATGTCGGCAAACGACTGTGGGATATTGAATTAATGCAGATTGAACTTAAAAGTTTAAATGAAGAAGGTTTGGTTAGTGATGAGGTTTATATTCCAGCAGCGTTAGTTTTACGTCAAGAACATCGAATTGAAGAAGAAAAAGAACGACGTACTAAATTAGAAAATGACTAA
- the miaA gene encoding tRNA (adenosine(37)-N6)-dimethylallyltransferase MiaA, with protein MKEKIKVIIIVGPTAVGKTSLSIAMAKAVDGEIISGDSMQVYRNLSIGTAKATLEEQDGVPHHLIDCVDVDESYSVSDFQKMARHEIAEIGKRGKVPIIVGGTGLYIEALLYDLSFGGTGEEDLVFREAKEALAKLKGPDFLWRELEAVDPVAAKGIHPNNVKRVIRALEVYHVTGKRFSDFQHEHQTKEAFYEAKIIGLTTEREKLYQRINQRVEIMLENGLLEEAEWLCQQNIPNAQAALGIGYKEIMPYLQQKITLDQAIEQIQQNSRRYAKRQLTWFRNRWAEVEWWDLVQNPKEQENVISDAKRFLQK; from the coding sequence ATGAAAGAGAAAATAAAAGTTATTATTATTGTTGGACCAACTGCAGTTGGAAAAACGAGTTTAAGTATTGCTATGGCAAAAGCAGTTGACGGTGAGATTATTAGTGGGGATTCCATGCAAGTTTATCGAAATCTATCAATAGGTACTGCAAAAGCAACCCTAGAAGAACAAGATGGGGTTCCTCATCATTTAATTGATTGTGTGGATGTAGATGAAAGCTATTCAGTTTCTGATTTTCAAAAAATGGCCCGTCATGAAATTGCAGAGATTGGCAAACGTGGCAAGGTTCCGATTATTGTTGGAGGAACAGGGTTATATATTGAAGCGTTGTTGTATGACTTAAGCTTTGGGGGAACAGGAGAAGAGGATTTGGTTTTTCGAGAAGCAAAAGAAGCTTTGGCTAAATTAAAAGGTCCGGATTTTTTGTGGCGTGAATTAGAAGCAGTTGATCCAGTTGCCGCCAAAGGAATTCATCCAAATAACGTAAAACGAGTGATCCGAGCTTTAGAGGTTTACCATGTAACCGGGAAGCGGTTTTCCGATTTTCAACATGAACATCAGACGAAAGAAGCTTTTTATGAAGCCAAAATTATTGGTTTGACCACAGAGCGAGAAAAACTTTATCAGCGAATTAATCAACGAGTAGAAATTATGTTGGAAAATGGTTTATTAGAGGAAGCTGAGTGGCTGTGTCAACAAAATATACCTAATGCCCAAGCAGCTCTTGGAATAGGTTACAAAGAAATTATGCCTTATTTGCAACAGAAAATAACTTTGGATCAAGCTATAGAACAAATCCAACAAAACTCAAGACGTTATGCAAAGCGGCAATTAACTTGGTTTCGTAATCGTTGGGCAGAAGTTGAATGGTGGGATTTGGTGCAAAATCCTAAAGAACAAGAAAACGTAATTAGCGATGCAAAACGATTTTTACAAAAATAA
- a CDS encoding glycerophosphodiester phosphodiesterase produces the protein MRTNIIAHRGSRSTHPENTLEAFSEAIRVKSDGIELDVHLSKDGEVVVIHDETTNRTTGVAGIVAEMSLAELKELDAGSFFSPNFAASKIPTLVEVLELLDQVGFNGILNIELKTDKTAYVGIVQKVYRFVQAKSRNYSVVYSSFNYDTLIEMKKIDDQNQIALLFETNNRNLIELDGCYPVEAWHPHYKWAKLRLLNEVPNLPMRVWTVNDSDDIRYFIKAKVAAIITDYPERALEIRATMVVEEKV, from the coding sequence ATGAGAACAAACATAATTGCTCATCGTGGCAGTCGTAGCACGCATCCAGAGAATACATTAGAAGCTTTTTCCGAAGCTATCAGAGTTAAAAGTGATGGGATTGAATTAGATGTTCATCTAAGTAAAGATGGAGAAGTAGTCGTGATCCATGATGAAACGACGAATCGCACAACTGGAGTGGCAGGTATTGTTGCTGAGATGAGTTTAGCTGAATTGAAAGAATTAGATGCAGGTAGTTTTTTTAGCCCTAATTTTGCTGCTAGTAAAATTCCAACATTAGTTGAAGTTCTAGAGTTATTGGACCAAGTTGGATTTAATGGTATTTTGAATATTGAATTAAAAACGGATAAAACCGCATATGTTGGGATTGTTCAGAAAGTTTATCGATTTGTTCAAGCGAAATCACGAAACTATTCTGTAGTATACTCAAGTTTTAACTATGACACCTTAATTGAAATGAAAAAAATAGATGACCAAAATCAAATCGCCTTATTATTTGAAACGAATAATCGGAATCTCATTGAATTGGATGGTTGCTATCCTGTTGAAGCATGGCATCCGCATTATAAATGGGCGAAGCTAAGATTGTTAAATGAGGTCCCGAATTTGCCAATGAGAGTTTGGACTGTCAACGATTCTGATGATATTCGCTATTTTATTAAGGCTAAAGTTGCAGCAATTATTACCGATTATCCAGAGCGAGCGTTGGAAATAAGAGCGACTATGGTGGTAGAGGAGAAAGTATGA